From the Pectobacterium carotovorum genome, one window contains:
- a CDS encoding DNA/RNA non-specific endonuclease, producing the protein MKMNFIKLLPVLLLGACSTYQPQESTEQSQQQTVAPEPARQAAVAAVAAVSKDNCGVGCPVGGSSQTLVRDAYTLNNNSATKFANWVAYKMTSTSQASGRSRTWRQDPDLPAADTLAPAAYTGANAALAVDRGHQAPLAGLGGSSDWQSLNYLSNITPQKADLNQGAWVRLEDKERALSNSKTVYTVTGPLFERNIATLPNAAGVQIPSGYWKILFTGSSPANGKYAAFIMDQNTPRNANYCNFQVTVSEIEQKTGLTIWSALPANVASTIKAQKGSLGSDLGC; encoded by the coding sequence ATGAAAATGAATTTCATCAAGTTACTACCCGTGCTGTTGTTGGGCGCGTGCTCAACATATCAACCACAAGAAAGCACTGAACAATCTCAGCAACAAACCGTAGCGCCGGAACCAGCTCGCCAAGCAGCCGTTGCAGCTGTCGCGGCAGTGTCGAAAGATAACTGCGGTGTGGGCTGCCCAGTCGGCGGCAGTTCGCAGACGCTGGTTCGCGATGCATATACGCTGAACAATAACAGTGCGACAAAATTCGCGAATTGGGTAGCGTATAAAATGACGTCTACCAGCCAAGCAAGTGGTCGTTCGCGCACATGGCGTCAAGACCCTGATTTGCCCGCTGCTGATACGTTGGCACCAGCCGCATACACTGGCGCGAATGCGGCCCTTGCTGTTGACCGAGGTCACCAGGCTCCATTGGCTGGGCTCGGGGGCTCGTCAGACTGGCAATCTTTGAATTATTTATCGAACATCACGCCGCAGAAGGCAGACTTAAATCAGGGCGCCTGGGTGCGCTTAGAGGACAAGGAACGGGCTCTGTCGAATAGTAAAACTGTCTACACAGTGACTGGCCCACTGTTCGAGCGCAATATTGCTACATTACCGAATGCGGCCGGAGTCCAGATTCCGAGTGGTTACTGGAAAATACTGTTTACCGGCTCAAGCCCTGCGAACGGGAAATACGCTGCGTTTATCATGGATCAGAACACTCCACGGAACGCAAACTACTGTAATTTCCAAGTGACAGTCAGTGAAATCGAACAGAAGACAGGCCTGACAATCTGGTCAGCGTTGCCAGCTAACGTCGCAAGCACAATCAAAGCGCAGAAAGGTTCGCTCGGTAGTGACCTCGGCTGCTAA
- a CDS encoding lysis system i-spanin subunit Rz — translation MSIIPNWKLATGVLVAGIIAGGAFCWWITSTSYDADIATLKSEHALVLKSVSDRAAADSEAARSREHSFQQQIAALDAEHAKERENAKRENERLRADIVSGKRRVQFASAALATCELSSGTVRSASSMGNAAAVQLSTTAGRNILDIRAGIKDDKEKLIYLHRYIRELEMQGVIAK, via the coding sequence ATGAGCATCATCCCTAACTGGAAATTAGCCACTGGTGTGCTGGTGGCTGGAATAATCGCCGGTGGCGCATTCTGCTGGTGGATCACATCAACGAGTTATGACGCTGATATAGCGACACTGAAAAGTGAGCACGCGCTGGTGCTGAAATCCGTATCAGACAGAGCGGCAGCAGATAGCGAAGCAGCTCGTAGCCGTGAGCACAGTTTTCAGCAGCAAATAGCAGCGTTAGACGCCGAACATGCGAAGGAGCGGGAAAATGCGAAACGTGAAAATGAGCGCCTGCGCGCTGATATTGTCAGCGGTAAGCGTCGCGTGCAGTTCGCCAGTGCCGCCCTTGCAACCTGTGAGCTCAGCTCGGGAACAGTACGCAGCGCCAGCAGCATGGGCAATGCAGCCGCCGTCCAACTCTCTACAACTGCTGGACGAAACATTCTCGATATCAGAGCTGGAATAAAGGACGACAAGGAGAAGTTGATTTACCTGCATAGATACATCAGGGAGCTAGAGATGCAGGGTGTGATAGCAAAATGA
- a CDS encoding glycoside hydrolase family 19 protein, producing MNQSQFQMAANISAELAARWYPVIKDTFDVYGITQPVAQAMFIAQVGHESAGFSHIVESFNYSQNGLKATFGHRLSAEQISMLGRQPGEKSVPLNRQAAIANLVYGGRMGNKAAGDGWNFRGRGLIQVTGATNYMHCGAVLGLDLTAKPELLEQDIYAMRSAAWFWNSRKCGAVADDVVAVTRLINGGSNGLTDRRERFERARQVLV from the coding sequence ATGAATCAATCACAATTTCAAATGGCGGCTAATATCAGCGCCGAGTTGGCTGCACGTTGGTATCCGGTTATTAAGGACACATTCGATGTATACGGCATCACTCAGCCAGTGGCACAAGCGATGTTTATTGCTCAAGTGGGTCATGAGTCAGCCGGATTTTCTCACATCGTTGAGTCGTTCAACTACAGCCAGAATGGCTTGAAAGCGACATTCGGTCATCGTCTGAGCGCTGAGCAGATTTCAATGCTGGGGCGTCAGCCTGGTGAAAAATCCGTTCCTCTGAACCGACAGGCGGCAATAGCGAATCTGGTTTATGGCGGGAGAATGGGGAACAAGGCTGCGGGTGACGGCTGGAACTTCCGCGGGCGCGGGTTGATTCAAGTCACAGGTGCGACGAACTACATGCATTGTGGTGCGGTATTGGGCTTGGATTTGACTGCTAAACCTGAACTATTAGAACAGGACATTTATGCGATGCGTTCTGCCGCATGGTTCTGGAATTCACGTAAATGCGGTGCTGTGGCTGATGACGTTGTTGCTGTAACCCGATTGATAAACGGCGGGAGTAATGGGTTGACCGATCGGCGTGAGCGCTTCGAACGTGCTCGACAGGTTCTGGTATGA
- a CDS encoding bacteriophage antitermination protein Q, with the protein MMNHQYLERIRDCVSTALSEIHRTGKGQLGAFEDAGITRTTKFPRKRRRIISLGKGRNVCAETDAMHCSETRSRRRPAPPIDPITYGSASWRRAVSELETPHAAWVRYCYGNDLNYEYQIAICLHVWNEYRPTLTGKRTTEKVRKRIQSLVWLAVQDYAFGFECKLVSHDYTDSELADLTGVSKSTWSENYKHHWEGLADCISRLDTDSLNAIIKKRNKSRLKQIDAQSLQNRTS; encoded by the coding sequence ATGATGAACCATCAATATTTAGAGCGTATACGTGATTGTGTCAGTACAGCCCTATCTGAAATACACAGAACGGGAAAGGGGCAGTTAGGAGCATTTGAAGACGCGGGAATTACCAGAACGACTAAATTTCCTCGCAAACGGCGGAGAATCATTTCTTTAGGCAAGGGGCGTAATGTTTGTGCTGAAACAGATGCTATGCACTGTTCTGAAACACGCAGCAGGAGAAGACCAGCCCCGCCGATTGACCCAATAACATACGGCTCTGCATCATGGCGTCGCGCTGTCAGTGAATTAGAAACGCCGCACGCTGCATGGGTTCGCTACTGTTATGGCAACGATCTGAACTATGAGTATCAGATAGCAATCTGCCTGCATGTTTGGAACGAATACAGACCAACACTAACTGGGAAGAGAACAACAGAGAAGGTTCGCAAAAGAATCCAATCATTGGTTTGGCTGGCAGTACAAGACTATGCATTTGGTTTCGAGTGCAAACTGGTATCTCATGATTACACAGACAGTGAGTTAGCCGATTTGACTGGTGTTAGCAAATCAACATGGTCAGAGAATTACAAACATCACTGGGAAGGATTGGCTGATTGTATTTCTCGTCTGGATACTGATTCGTTGAATGCAATTATTAAAAAGAGAAATAAATCACGTTTAAAACAAATCGACGCACAATCATTGCAAAACCGAACAAGTTAA
- a CDS encoding toprim domain-containing protein, producing the protein MNTAQAAIGRWPEIFDYYGLPPVTGKKHFKGECPLCGSRGRLRIDDKNGTGSYICTCGAGDGWAMLTKATGKDFKTLAPEVDELIGNVYVRDEQQAPAPKSAPQAHREKVIRKFPTLAQLRGTPAAQYLFNRGITSLPTDAIRYCDSQRAMGKIFQAIYSLATDDKGNLCYLHRTLLDGDKKADIGQSQKRLMKLQSESYLEHARSVAIRMFPVATTLGISEGIENALSCHQITGCNTWSVINSGFMKKFLAPKGVTHLIIFADMDDNATGHAAAFACAHANLMAKNNDIQRVSVRWPKSGDFNDLLTEGRDVYEQTFYRGGVQ; encoded by the coding sequence ATGAACACAGCACAAGCCGCGATCGGGCGTTGGCCTGAAATTTTTGACTATTACGGATTGCCCCCAGTCACAGGAAAAAAACATTTTAAGGGCGAGTGCCCGCTATGCGGAAGCCGTGGGAGACTCCGCATTGATGATAAAAACGGAACTGGTTCATACATCTGTACATGCGGAGCGGGTGACGGCTGGGCAATGCTAACAAAAGCGACTGGGAAGGATTTCAAGACGCTGGCCCCTGAAGTTGATGAGTTGATCGGTAATGTTTACGTCCGTGACGAACAACAAGCCCCAGCGCCGAAAAGCGCCCCACAAGCACATCGTGAAAAGGTTATCCGCAAATTTCCCACACTGGCACAACTACGCGGAACGCCAGCTGCTCAATATCTATTTAATCGCGGCATAACAAGTCTACCGACAGATGCTATCCGCTATTGTGACAGCCAGCGTGCGATGGGGAAAATATTCCAGGCTATCTACTCACTGGCTACCGACGACAAAGGCAATCTCTGCTATCTGCACCGCACGCTGTTGGATGGTGACAAGAAAGCAGACATAGGCCAATCACAGAAACGCCTCATGAAACTGCAATCGGAAAGCTATCTTGAACACGCCAGATCAGTCGCAATTCGCATGTTTCCTGTCGCTACAACGCTGGGTATCTCGGAAGGGATCGAAAACGCGCTGTCATGCCATCAGATCACCGGCTGCAACACATGGTCAGTGATTAACTCAGGATTCATGAAGAAGTTCCTTGCCCCTAAAGGCGTGACGCATCTGATCATTTTCGCTGACATGGATGACAATGCTACAGGTCATGCTGCGGCATTCGCGTGTGCTCATGCAAACCTGATGGCAAAAAATAATGATATTCAGCGTGTTTCTGTCCGCTGGCCTAAGAGCGGGGATTTCAACGACCTGCTGACAGAGGGCCGTGATGTCTATGAACAAACATTTTATCGCGGCGGTGTTCAATGA
- a CDS encoding DUF968 domain-containing protein: MRMLLNPVVVPELGQVILRPGRDKLSLFRQRIVVGSATHDMKDKPSGVLQTEQPLINEKWMGFLTHERVFNAAGGKNALVAWLKQGIGCQWHGDYHHEEITILENGIGAIRLCWHHDNELRENPDMVRVHVAQNISNYVVYSARHWFLFPEGHQLTEPEISWWSVLHNVSDLLPRDAIRAALRMPIITEQPGPQNERDLICEHVVPAKEIIENRVGKIQPILKLAIDSEPAAGFMLRPKLKRWEHEKYTRWVKTQACCACGERSDDPHHIIGHGQGGMGTKAHDLFVIPLCRICHDALHRDMNSWESAHGSQIELLFRFLDYALGIGAIVIDRKRAA, translated from the coding sequence ATGAGAATGCTGCTGAATCCTGTTGTTGTCCCTGAACTAGGGCAAGTCATCCTGCGGCCTGGTCGCGACAAGTTGTCTCTGTTCCGTCAGCGCATTGTTGTGGGCTCTGCTACGCACGACATGAAAGACAAACCGTCTGGCGTACTGCAAACAGAACAGCCATTGATTAACGAAAAGTGGATGGGTTTTCTGACGCATGAGAGGGTTTTTAACGCTGCTGGTGGAAAAAATGCGCTGGTGGCATGGCTGAAACAGGGAATTGGTTGTCAGTGGCACGGTGACTATCACCACGAAGAGATAACAATTCTTGAAAATGGCATTGGTGCGATCCGCTTGTGCTGGCATCACGATAATGAGCTACGTGAAAATCCTGATATGGTTCGAGTCCACGTAGCACAAAATATTTCTAACTATGTCGTCTATTCGGCTCGTCATTGGTTTTTATTTCCCGAAGGTCACCAACTGACAGAGCCAGAGATTAGCTGGTGGTCTGTTCTGCACAATGTTTCAGATTTACTCCCGCGTGACGCAATCCGCGCCGCACTTCGTATGCCGATTATCACAGAACAGCCAGGCCCACAGAATGAACGTGACCTCATTTGTGAGCATGTAGTCCCGGCGAAAGAAATTATCGAAAACCGCGTTGGGAAAATCCAACCCATCCTGAAGCTGGCTATTGATTCAGAGCCTGCGGCGGGCTTCATGCTACGTCCAAAACTGAAACGCTGGGAACACGAAAAATACACTCGATGGGTAAAAACGCAAGCGTGCTGCGCGTGTGGCGAACGTTCAGACGACCCGCATCACATCATTGGTCACGGACAGGGTGGTATGGGAACAAAGGCACACGACCTGTTTGTTATCCCGTTATGCCGCATCTGTCACGACGCATTACACAGAGACATGAACTCGTGGGAATCGGCACACGGCAGTCAAATAGAGCTGCTGTTCCGTTTTCTTGATTATGCGCTGGGCATCGGCGCGATAGTTATCGATAGAAAGAGGGCTGCATGA
- a CDS encoding phage holin, lambda family: protein MKMPDKNPDMWAQIIAWFTQKEVGYSVAAAIMALLRAAYVGRDSWSRRLLDAAMCSLVAYYINDGLSALGWDSSFASMGSVFIGFLGIDYISSILRRVVGSKTGDTNSQV, encoded by the coding sequence ATGAAAATGCCAGACAAAAACCCCGACATGTGGGCGCAAATTATTGCGTGGTTTACACAGAAAGAAGTCGGTTACTCAGTTGCTGCCGCAATCATGGCACTTTTGCGAGCGGCGTATGTTGGTCGCGACAGTTGGTCACGACGATTGCTCGATGCTGCAATGTGTTCACTGGTGGCTTACTACATCAATGATGGCTTATCTGCTTTGGGATGGGATTCAAGCTTTGCCTCGATGGGTAGTGTGTTCATCGGATTCCTTGGCATTGATTACATCAGCTCTATTCTTCGCCGTGTTGTTGGCAGCAAGACTGGTGACACTAACTCGCAGGTATAA